From Caretta caretta isolate rCarCar2 chromosome 9, rCarCar1.hap1, whole genome shotgun sequence, one genomic window encodes:
- the COX7B gene encoding cytochrome c oxidase subunit 7B, mitochondrial, with translation MLPLARTAVRLSARGTQWIAARQSHHKHASDFHDKYGNVILLGGALFCVSIWGYVATQTGIEWNLSPVGKVTPKEWREK, from the exons atgttgcctctggccagaaccGCGGTGCGCCTCAGCG CTCGGGGCACTCAGTGGATTGCAGCAAGACAGAGTCACCACAAACATGCATCTGACTTCCATGATAAATATGGCAACGTTATACTACTTGGTGGAGCCCTATTTTGTGTCTCCATTTGGGGATAT GTGGCAACACAAACTGGAATTGAGTGGAATTTATCACCTGTTGGCAAAGTTACCCCAAAAGAATGGAGAGAGAAATAG